A section of the Nitrospirota bacterium genome encodes:
- a CDS encoding tetratricopeptide repeat protein, with amino-acid sequence MLQFWLKKRRQTRRYSVTTAGIIIFLLTQILSCSNPVKGYVEEAERKWQRGDYAGAVIEYRKVVEKDPSSKWSEEALFWIGTAYMLHLKDVEKALVNFKKLVRLYPQGERAPEAQFYIAGIYEKEYEDYSRAIVEYQRVIESYSNRALHQQAKYRIADCYMKKGDYKRAAEEWSQFLERYPKGENAEMALYLLGSSYHALGEYAKGREVFNRLLSENPDTELWTESRLGIAECLVGEGKLKEALQILRETRERYENKDAIDIKIAAIQSRINKSNLPFHSPSRRQKK; translated from the coding sequence GTGTTACAATTTTGGCTGAAAAAGAGGAGACAGACAAGGAGATATAGCGTAACCACTGCAGGGATAATCATCTTTTTGCTTACACAAATCCTTTCCTGTTCCAATCCAGTCAAGGGTTATGTAGAAGAGGCAGAGAGAAAGTGGCAACGAGGCGACTACGCTGGTGCTGTTATAGAATATAGGAAGGTAGTCGAGAAAGACCCCTCATCGAAATGGAGCGAAGAAGCACTCTTCTGGATCGGGACAGCCTACATGCTTCACCTTAAAGACGTCGAGAAGGCACTGGTTAACTTCAAAAAACTGGTTAGGTTATACCCTCAAGGAGAGAGGGCCCCTGAAGCACAGTTTTATATTGCAGGAATATATGAGAAGGAATACGAGGACTATTCACGGGCTATAGTAGAATATCAGAGAGTTATAGAGAGCTATTCCAATAGAGCGCTCCATCAGCAGGCTAAATACAGGATTGCTGACTGTTATATGAAAAAAGGAGACTATAAAAGGGCTGCTGAGGAGTGGAGCCAATTCTTAGAACGCTATCCAAAGGGAGAAAATGCAGAAATGGCTCTTTATCTGCTTGGCAGTTCTTATCATGCCCTCGGGGAATATGCCAAAGGCAGAGAAGTGTTTAACAGATTACTGAGTGAAAATCCCGATACTGAACTCTGGACAGAGTCACGTTTAGGCATAGCGGAGTGTTTAGTAGGGGAGGGGAAACTCAAGGAGGCTTTACAGATACTCAGGGAAACGAGGGAGCGATATGAGAACAAGGATGCGATCGATATAAAGATAGCGGCAATACAGAGCCGAATCAACAAAAGCAACTTGCCATTTCACAGTCCGAGCAGGAGACAGAAAAAGTAA
- the gyrA gene encoding DNA gyrase subunit A, with amino-acid sequence MQTQELKIPVEEEMKSSYLDYAMSVIVGRALPEIRDGLKPVQRRILYAMFREGLLSNRKYSKCAGVVGEVLKKYHPHGDMAVYDALVRMAQDFNMRYSLIDGQGNFGSIDGDPPAAYRYTEARLTNLSEAMLSDIDKETVDFVPNFDETTEEPVVLPTRVPNLLINGSSGIAVGMATNIPPHNIGEIIDGLVMILENPLVTTEEELMEVIKGPDFPTGGVIHGNKGIIDAYTHGRGLIQIRAKARIERDHRSERESIVVIELPYQVNKARLMEKIAELIRDKKIEGISELRDESARDGIRIVMELKRGEIAEIVLNQLYKHTQMQTTFGIIMLALVNNQPRILNLKRMLHYFIQHRRQIVLRRSQFELRKAEERAHILEGIKIALEHIDEVIVLIKRSKTPEEAKIGLSQRFSLTDIQAQAILEMKLQRLTGLERDKVIEERDALLKEIDRLKQILGSEILLRDIIKNELIEIKKSYADNRRTDIVEETTEITVEDLITEEDMVVTISHQDYIKRNPLSLYRSQRRGGKGATAMETKEEDFVKQLFVASTHSYMLFFTDAGRAHWLKVHQIPEAGRAAKGKAIVNLLPMISKEKIATVLPVRDFKDGRYLVAVTKKGIVKKTELSAYSNPRAKGIIAISIDEDDELISVKLTDGRQEILLCTKRGLSIRFKEEDIRSVGRTARGVKGITLGKEGHRKKSNRPLGDSGEDEVVGIEIITEGTTILTVTENGYGKRTAVSGYPIQSRGGKGVITIKATSKVGNVAGIAQVSEDDEIMMVTAEGKAIRVKIKEIPVMSRNTQGVKLFDIDKGDKVVCVTILAEKEETDKEI; translated from the coding sequence ATGCAGACACAGGAGCTAAAGATACCAGTTGAAGAAGAGATGAAGTCTTCCTATCTCGATTATGCAATGAGCGTAATTGTAGGAAGAGCACTGCCTGAAATACGCGATGGGCTCAAACCAGTTCAGCGTAGAATACTGTATGCCATGTTCCGCGAAGGACTCCTTTCAAACAGGAAATACTCAAAATGCGCTGGAGTTGTTGGTGAGGTTCTGAAAAAATATCATCCCCATGGCGATATGGCTGTATATGACGCACTGGTCAGGATGGCGCAGGACTTTAATATGCGATACTCCCTTATAGATGGGCAGGGGAACTTTGGTTCTATTGATGGCGATCCCCCTGCGGCCTATCGTTACACAGAGGCAAGGCTCACAAACCTATCCGAGGCGATGTTATCAGATATAGATAAGGAAACAGTTGATTTTGTTCCGAACTTTGATGAGACAACAGAAGAACCCGTTGTGCTTCCAACACGGGTGCCGAATTTACTGATAAATGGCTCTTCAGGAATTGCTGTTGGAATGGCAACAAACATCCCTCCACACAACATCGGTGAGATAATTGATGGACTGGTGATGATTCTAGAAAACCCATTGGTTACCACAGAAGAAGAGCTGATGGAGGTTATAAAGGGCCCAGACTTTCCTACAGGAGGGGTGATACATGGGAACAAAGGTATTATCGATGCCTACACTCATGGGAGAGGATTAATACAGATAAGGGCAAAGGCAAGGATAGAACGTGACCACAGAAGTGAAAGAGAAAGCATTGTCGTCATCGAGCTCCCGTATCAGGTCAATAAGGCAAGGCTTATGGAGAAGATTGCAGAGCTGATAAGGGATAAAAAGATCGAAGGGATCTCAGAGCTAAGGGATGAGTCAGCCAGGGATGGGATCAGAATAGTGATGGAACTTAAACGAGGTGAGATTGCCGAGATTGTACTCAACCAGCTTTATAAACATACACAGATGCAGACCACCTTTGGTATAATAATGCTCGCACTCGTAAATAACCAGCCGAGGATATTAAACCTCAAGCGGATGCTTCATTACTTTATACAACACCGTAGGCAGATTGTTCTGAGACGTAGTCAGTTTGAACTTCGCAAGGCAGAGGAAAGGGCACACATTCTTGAAGGCATCAAGATAGCCCTCGAGCATATAGATGAGGTAATTGTACTGATTAAAAGATCGAAAACACCTGAAGAAGCAAAGATAGGGTTGAGTCAGCGGTTTTCCCTCACAGATATACAGGCACAGGCCATCCTGGAGATGAAACTGCAGAGGCTTACAGGGCTTGAGAGAGACAAGGTTATTGAGGAGCGAGACGCACTCCTTAAAGAGATAGACAGACTCAAGCAGATACTTGGAAGCGAGATACTGCTACGGGATATAATAAAGAATGAACTAATTGAGATAAAGAAATCATATGCCGATAATCGGAGAACTGATATCGTAGAGGAGACGACAGAGATAACAGTTGAAGACCTTATAACCGAAGAAGACATGGTGGTTACGATATCCCATCAGGATTACATAAAACGCAACCCACTCAGCCTTTACAGGAGTCAAAGACGTGGTGGCAAGGGCGCCACCGCCATGGAGACAAAGGAAGAGGATTTCGTAAAACAACTATTCGTTGCTTCAACTCATAGCTATATGCTCTTTTTCACGGATGCTGGAAGGGCTCACTGGCTTAAGGTGCACCAGATACCAGAGGCGGGAAGAGCGGCAAAAGGAAAGGCTATTGTAAATCTCCTCCCGATGATATCAAAGGAAAAGATCGCAACAGTTTTACCCGTAAGAGACTTTAAGGATGGAAGATACTTAGTGGCGGTTACTAAGAAAGGTATTGTCAAAAAGACCGAACTATCGGCATATAGCAACCCCAGGGCTAAAGGGATAATTGCCATTAGCATAGATGAGGATGACGAACTTATAAGCGTAAAACTCACAGATGGAAGGCAAGAGATACTTCTGTGTACAAAGAGAGGATTATCAATAAGATTCAAGGAAGAAGATATAAGGTCTGTAGGCAGAACTGCCAGAGGTGTTAAAGGTATCACACTCGGAAAAGAGGGTCACCGCAAAAAGTCCAATAGACCTTTGGGGGACTCAGGTGAGGACGAGGTTGTGGGGATAGAGATAATTACTGAAGGCACAACTATTTTGACCGTCACAGAAAACGGATATGGAAAGAGGACAGCAGTTAGCGGTTACCCCATTCAGAGTAGAGGGGGGAAAGGTGTAATCACTATTAAAGCAACTTCAAAGGTAGGGAATGTAGCAGGCATTGCCCAGGTCTCTGAGGACGATGAAATTATGATGGTCACAGCAGAGGGCAAAGCTATAAGGGTGAAGATAAAAGAGATACCTGTCATGAGTAGGAATACACAAGGAGTGAAGCTATTTGATATTGATAAAGGGGACAAAGTGGTGTGTGTTACAATTTTGGCTGAAAAAGAGGAGACAGACAAGGAGATATAG
- the gyrB gene encoding DNA topoisomerase (ATP-hydrolyzing) subunit B, with protein sequence MEELKEVSSLNESKIAAEQQSEIAQQSSYEAEDIKILEGLEAVRKRPAMFIGSTGIAGLHHLVYELVDNSVDEAMVGFCRNIWVTIHIDNTVTVNDDGRGIPTGMHPTGKSAAEVALTVLHAGGKFDNKVYRVSGGLHGVGVSVVNALSEWLDLEIRREGLVYQQRYERGVPQTELIIAGRTKSTGTKITFSPDPEIFEEIEFSFDYLSQRLRELSFLNKGLKICIHDERMNKKHIFLYEGGIKSFVEYLNKNKTPLHPKPITFLKEKDMISIESALQYNDGYIENIFSFANNINTQEGGTHLVGFKTALTRTVNNYVVSSGMTKEGRDILTGEDIREGLTAVISVKMPNPQFEGQTKTKLGNSEIKGIVESAVNEGLAEFFEENPSIAKKIVEKAVQAARTREAARKARELTRRKGALDGGGLPGKLADCQEKDPKGCELFIVEGDSAGGSAKQGRNRVNQAVLPLKGKILNVEKARFDKVLSNDEIKTMITAFGTSIGTDNFDINKLRYHKIIIMTDADVDGAHIRTLLLTFFYRQMPELIERGHLYIAQPPLFRIKRGKVERYLQNEMQLQEMLIELAAKEIQLIKDKNIPLTEEEFISVMRKMLTIEGILDRLSKKRYDPEIMRAIVSQRDVNRETLRDEDRLNALARRIEDYLTGKGITPLSVAIQQDEEHNSYIAIFEYKKDGQSRKVILDEGLITLPEFRKLQGLSRQLSNPPYITRSNGVERAFPNTKMLMAEVLSFGRKGLTMQRYKGLGEMNPEQLWHTTMNPETRTLIQVTVEDAVKANEIFTILMGDQVEPRKNFIQRHALEVRFLDI encoded by the coding sequence TTGGAAGAGTTAAAAGAAGTGTCATCCCTGAATGAATCGAAGATCGCTGCGGAGCAGCAATCGGAGATCGCGCAGCAATCGAGTTATGAGGCAGAAGATATAAAGATCCTTGAAGGTTTAGAGGCTGTAAGAAAAAGACCTGCCATGTTCATAGGAAGTACAGGGATCGCTGGACTACACCATCTTGTCTATGAACTTGTGGATAACAGTGTAGATGAGGCAATGGTTGGGTTTTGCAGGAATATCTGGGTGACGATTCATATAGATAACACTGTTACTGTAAACGATGATGGACGTGGCATACCCACAGGCATGCATCCCACGGGGAAATCTGCAGCTGAAGTAGCCCTTACTGTGCTTCATGCTGGAGGTAAATTTGACAACAAGGTCTACAGGGTCTCTGGTGGTCTCCATGGAGTCGGCGTTTCCGTTGTTAATGCACTCTCTGAGTGGCTTGATCTGGAGATAAGGCGTGAAGGCCTCGTCTACCAGCAACGGTACGAAAGAGGTGTTCCACAGACAGAACTTATTATTGCAGGCAGAACGAAGAGCACAGGCACAAAGATCACCTTCAGTCCGGACCCAGAGATATTTGAGGAAATAGAATTCAGCTTTGATTACCTCTCACAACGGCTCAGGGAACTGTCATTTTTAAATAAAGGACTGAAGATCTGCATCCATGACGAAAGAATGAACAAGAAACATATCTTCCTTTATGAAGGAGGAATAAAATCTTTCGTTGAATATCTGAATAAGAATAAAACACCATTACATCCTAAACCCATAACCTTTTTAAAGGAGAAGGATATGATCTCAATAGAGAGTGCACTTCAGTATAACGATGGCTATATAGAGAATATATTCTCCTTTGCTAACAACATAAACACGCAGGAAGGGGGTACACACCTTGTGGGATTTAAAACCGCCCTTACAAGAACAGTCAACAACTATGTAGTCTCAAGCGGGATGACAAAAGAAGGTAGGGATATACTTACAGGAGAAGATATCAGGGAGGGACTTACCGCTGTAATCAGCGTAAAGATGCCAAATCCCCAGTTTGAGGGACAGACAAAGACAAAGCTTGGCAATAGCGAGATAAAAGGTATTGTTGAGTCTGCGGTCAATGAAGGGCTGGCGGAGTTTTTCGAGGAAAATCCCTCTATAGCGAAGAAGATAGTAGAAAAGGCGGTTCAGGCAGCAAGGACGAGGGAAGCGGCAAGAAAGGCAAGAGAACTTACGAGAAGAAAAGGTGCGCTGGATGGGGGTGGACTACCAGGCAAGCTTGCTGACTGTCAGGAGAAGGATCCGAAGGGTTGTGAGCTTTTCATAGTTGAGGGTGATTCAGCTGGAGGCTCTGCAAAACAAGGGAGAAACAGGGTAAATCAGGCAGTGCTGCCACTTAAAGGCAAGATACTTAATGTAGAGAAAGCACGATTTGATAAGGTGCTCTCTAACGATGAGATAAAGACGATGATAACAGCCTTCGGGACTAGTATCGGTACAGATAATTTCGATATTAACAAACTCAGATACCATAAGATTATAATAATGACAGACGCAGATGTTGATGGTGCTCACATCAGAACCCTACTGCTTACCTTTTTCTATAGACAGATGCCTGAACTTATAGAGAGGGGACACCTCTATATCGCACAACCACCCCTCTTCAGGATTAAACGTGGCAAAGTAGAGCGGTATCTCCAGAATGAAATGCAACTCCAGGAGATGCTTATAGAGTTGGCAGCAAAGGAGATACAACTTATCAAGGATAAAAATATCCCTCTTACAGAGGAAGAGTTCATCTCTGTAATGAGAAAGATGCTAACTATAGAAGGGATCTTGGATCGTCTCTCAAAAAAGAGATATGACCCCGAGATTATGAGAGCAATTGTTTCACAGAGAGATGTGAATAGAGAAACGCTCAGAGATGAAGATAGGCTCAACGCTTTAGCGCGCAGGATAGAAGATTATCTTACAGGGAAAGGTATTACCCCCCTCTCTGTAGCCATCCAGCAGGACGAAGAACATAACTCATATATAGCCATTTTTGAATATAAGAAAGACGGTCAAAGCAGAAAGGTCATCCTCGATGAGGGATTGATTACCCTTCCCGAGTTCAGGAAACTGCAGGGATTATCTCGGCAGCTCAGTAATCCTCCGTATATTACGAGGAGCAATGGTGTAGAACGAGCTTTCCCGAATACAAAGATGTTGATGGCTGAGGTTCTTTCTTTCGGGCGGAAGGGATTAACAATGCAAAGATACAAAGGGCTTGGTGAAATGAATCCCGAACAACTCTGGCACACAACTATGAATCCAGAGACAAGAACCCTGATTCAGGTTACAGTCGAAGATGCGGTAAAGGCTAATGAGATATTTACAATTCTAATGGGTGATCAGGTTGAGCCAAGGAAAAACTTTATTCAAAGACATGCACTTGAAGTGAGATTTCTGGATATATAA
- the dnaN gene encoding DNA polymerase III subunit beta: protein MKIKVKKEEFIRMIQRAQGIVERKSTMPILSNILLETSSAGVDLSATDLEVGFKDCCSAEVMVEGVTVISGRKLYEIIKELPEEVIDLWSEENKWLKIQAGASEFKIVGMNKEDFPAIPTAVESQLLTLSSQLLREMIRKTIYATGESDTRYVLNGICLNVITKEGNLILDMVGTDGHRLALTTRALEGMKVEEQKFIIPKKTMAELRKLIDEKETANVSIGFNKNHILFRISEMLLSSTLIDGTYPNYHQVIPKENEKVVTAVREKLLSSLKRVSILAREKTNTVRIDIDKSRMMLSTESETGEAKETIPVDYQNEPLTIGFNARYLIDALQVIDGEMVRVELKDSQSPCLIRGSEDEGYIAIVMPLRL from the coding sequence ATGAAGATTAAGGTTAAAAAAGAAGAGTTTATCAGAATGATTCAGCGGGCGCAGGGTATTGTTGAGAGAAAAAGCACAATGCCTATACTTTCAAATATACTCTTAGAGACATCTTCGGCTGGTGTAGATTTATCAGCTACAGACCTCGAAGTCGGATTCAAAGATTGCTGTTCAGCAGAGGTCATGGTGGAAGGCGTAACGGTTATCTCTGGGCGAAAACTTTATGAAATAATCAAGGAGCTACCAGAGGAGGTTATTGACCTCTGGAGCGAAGAGAATAAATGGCTAAAGATACAGGCAGGCGCAAGCGAATTTAAGATTGTTGGTATGAATAAAGAGGACTTTCCTGCCATTCCTACAGCCGTTGAAAGCCAACTCCTCACACTTTCAAGTCAACTCCTCAGAGAGATGATAAGGAAAACTATATATGCTACAGGTGAGAGTGATACGAGATATGTCCTCAATGGTATCTGCTTGAATGTGATTACGAAGGAAGGAAACTTGATTCTGGATATGGTGGGTACCGATGGACACAGACTTGCACTGACAACGAGGGCTCTCGAAGGGATGAAGGTGGAGGAACAGAAATTCATTATCCCAAAGAAGACAATGGCAGAACTCAGAAAACTAATTGATGAAAAAGAGACAGCGAATGTTTCTATCGGATTTAATAAAAACCACATCCTCTTCAGGATAAGCGAGATGCTTCTTTCCTCAACGCTGATAGATGGAACATACCCGAACTATCATCAGGTAATTCCAAAAGAGAACGAAAAGGTCGTCACAGCTGTAAGAGAAAAATTACTTAGTTCTCTGAAGAGGGTTTCAATCCTTGCGAGGGAGAAGACGAACACCGTAAGAATCGATATCGATAAAAGCAGGATGATGCTCTCAACAGAGAGTGAAACAGGGGAAGCGAAGGAAACGATTCCTGTAGATTACCAGAATGAGCCGTTGACAATCGGATTTAACGCCCGTTACCTCATTGATGCACTCCAGGTTATAGATGGAGAGATGGTAAGGGTTGAATTAAAGGATAGCCAGAGCCCCTGTCTTATTAGAGGCAGTGAAGATGAAGGGTATATCGCAATAGTGATGCCATTAAGGCTTTAA
- the dnaA gene encoding chromosomal replication initiator protein DnaA: MKNSNIWDTCLGIIEQKVSKQPFDMWFPPTHLRSLTEKEACIEVPNRFFKEWFEEHYIQLISDVLKTALNKDELNVTIIISTENKKDTDKQRENEAKTLKQRERGIYLNPKYTFNTFVVGTCNQFAHASARAVAGAPAIAYNPLFIYGGVGLGKTHLMNAIGNFIWEKNLTIKLVYTPAEQFTNELITSLRYGRMVEFRNKYRNMEVLLIDDIQFIAGKNSTQEEFFHTFNTLYEYQKQIVISSDRFPKDINQIDDRLKSRFEWGLIADIQPPDVETRVAILLKKASSEGIVISLEVAQFIADRIKTNIRELEGSLIRLGAHASFTKKAITIDFAKSVLKDIFDEKERLITVDLIQKQVADYFEIRLADLRSKKRTKEIATARQIAMYLSKNLTTLSLSEIGKNIGGKNHATVIHACKQIEDKKAKDENLQAKIDALMGLIKGE; the protein is encoded by the coding sequence ATGAAAAATTCAAACATCTGGGATACATGCCTTGGTATAATTGAACAAAAGGTTTCAAAACAACCCTTTGATATGTGGTTTCCTCCAACCCACCTAAGATCACTTACCGAAAAAGAGGCATGTATTGAAGTGCCAAATAGATTTTTTAAGGAATGGTTCGAGGAACACTATATACAGCTTATATCCGATGTTCTAAAGACTGCATTAAATAAGGATGAATTAAATGTAACTATTATTATCTCAACAGAGAACAAAAAGGATACAGACAAACAAAGGGAAAACGAAGCCAAGACCCTAAAACAAAGAGAAAGGGGGATATACCTAAACCCGAAGTATACATTTAATACATTCGTAGTTGGTACCTGTAATCAGTTCGCACATGCCTCGGCAAGGGCTGTAGCAGGAGCTCCGGCAATAGCTTACAACCCACTCTTTATATATGGTGGGGTTGGTCTTGGGAAAACACACCTGATGAATGCAATCGGAAATTTTATTTGGGAGAAAAACCTAACTATAAAACTCGTGTATACCCCTGCCGAACAGTTTACAAATGAACTTATAACATCCTTGAGATACGGGAGGATGGTAGAATTTAGGAATAAATACAGGAATATGGAAGTATTGTTAATAGATGATATACAGTTTATTGCAGGCAAAAACAGTACCCAGGAGGAATTTTTCCACACATTTAATACACTCTATGAATATCAAAAACAAATCGTAATCTCCAGCGACAGATTTCCAAAGGATATAAATCAGATAGATGATCGGTTAAAATCAAGATTTGAGTGGGGGCTTATTGCGGACATTCAACCACCAGATGTAGAGACAAGGGTGGCAATTTTACTTAAAAAGGCTTCAAGTGAAGGGATAGTGATATCACTTGAAGTTGCCCAATTTATTGCTGATAGAATAAAAACAAACATCAGAGAACTAGAAGGGTCTCTTATCAGGCTTGGAGCGCATGCCTCATTTACAAAAAAGGCTATAACCATTGATTTTGCAAAGAGTGTGCTTAAAGATATCTTTGATGAAAAAGAGCGCTTAATTACGGTTGATCTGATACAAAAACAGGTTGCTGATTATTTTGAGATAAGGCTTGCAGACCTCAGGTCGAAGAAAAGGACAAAAGAGATTGCAACAGCCCGACAGATAGCAATGTATCTATCAAAGAACTTAACAACGCTATCACTTTCTGAAATCGGAAAAAACATTGGAGGTAAAAACCATGCAACAGTAATACATGCCTGTAAACAGATAGAAGACAAAAAGGCTAAAGATGAGAACCTTCAGGCTAAAATTGATGCCCTCATGGGGTTAATTAAAGGCGAATAA